The genomic interval TCCCATTTCCACCAGAAAAATGTTTGCAATCAATCAATCTGAAAGGAACCAAAAACAAATAAGTAaactcaaaattcaaatatCAAACAATCAAGCTTAATCACCAGATTGTTGTCTAGTTAACCAAATACATCCACATCACCGTCTAGTTAACCAACAGAAATCAACTAATCATAACTGAATagatatatttacaaatttcCAGTCACCATCGTCAAAACGAACTTTGAAACAATAATTTCAAATGACTATATTATTAAGTAGATATGAAATTACCTGCAACTTTCCTTGTAGTTATCTATAATTTCCTGTTTTTCTTCCTTTGAAGTATACCAAATACCACTTGGAAtgacaaaatatgatagtttgcGGCAAACAGGGCATGTTCTAACTGTGTTGGCATTAATACTGTTGATTTCCAGTCCAGAAGTTGGAGCACTACTACTACGCCAATTGCGGATACAGGACAAACAGAAAGCGTGATCACATTCTGGAAGCAACCCAAACTTACATTCAGatggttttggtttggaaaGGACACGCTCCAGGCAAACATTGCATTCAATTTCTTCACTATTTTTCAAAGCAAGAAGGTACTTTTCCTTTTTGTCACAAGTCCTcaaatgattttctttttcctttttatcaACAGGATGTAAGCAATATTTTCTACAGTATAAGCATTGATTTCCATGAATACGGGTACATCTATCTCTATTGGGGCAGTTGGCCGCGGCATATTTACAAAACAATTGTTCATGTGGTCTAGCACTAGCAGTACTGGATTCACCAAAGTCACTGTTCCCGATAAATTCCTGATGCTTGCGTTGTAAATTTGTTACCCGCTTGTCAGGTGAAGGAACTTTTGTACCCTTTGGAACCCAATTCGATGATACTTTACCAAATCTGTTAGATACAGGCACAGCCGAATCTGAAACCATAGATGCTGAAGATGATGCTTCAGAAGGTCTCACATGCTTATATCTGCATCGACTACCATAAGCACAAGACCCTTTCTGATAATAAGAGCAAATCTGTTTTCCAGAAAAGAAAACAAGTgagaaaaatataaacaaataaatctaTCACTACCTCCATTCCTTTTAAATTGTCAGTTTAAAGTTGCTTATGCAAACcaataaaactataaattttactatttttcaaaaacaacttcatttttctcCTATATTAcccttaactatttattatctcATCTCACTTATTTCTGCAGAAATAATTTTGACAAATCAACGTTTAATAgtactttaaaattttgaaaatgacacataagaaagaacaaaaattttatgaaaaaactACACTTAAAAGGGAACAGCGGGAGTAGGAAGTAACAGTGAATAGAAATCAGAATTACAGTTGCATCAACTGGAGTATCCTTTCTCTGATGAGAAAAATCACATTGCTCTCCTTTTAAACATACCCCACGGGCATGGAACTTGCAAACCCTAAGACAATGCATACATTTAagtaataagtaaataaattacagaaaatgaaaaaaaagtaataatcaNNNNNNNNNNNNNNNNNNNNNNNNNNNNNNNNNNNNNNNNNNNNNNNNNNNNNNNNNNNNNNNNNNNNNNNNNNNNNNNNNNNNNNNNNNNNNNNNNNNNNNNNNNNNNNNNNNNNNNNNNNNNNNNNNNNNNNNNNNNNNNNNNNNNNNNNNNNNNNNNNNNNNNNNNNNNNNNNNNNNNNNNNNNNNNNNNNNNNNNNNNNNNNNNNNNNNNAAGAGTGTTCAATTACTAAAtaagaaaagaataaaaaaattagtacatAGAGCCTTGTTATAATtagaattagaaaataaaaagaaaataaaacccTAAACttaaattt from Cicer arietinum cultivar CDC Frontier isolate Library 1 chromosome 5, Cicar.CDCFrontier_v2.0, whole genome shotgun sequence carries:
- the LOC101505450 gene encoding E3 ubiquitin-protein ligase makorin-like isoform X2 → MVSDSAVPVSNRFGKVSSNWVPKGTKVPSPDKRVTNLQRKHQEFIGNSDFGESSTASARPHEQLFCKYAAANCPNRDRCTRIHGNQCLYCRKYCLHPVDKKEKENHLRTCDKKEKYLLALKNSEEIECNVCLERVLSKPKPSECKFGLLPECDHAFCLSCIRNWRSSSAPTSGLEINSINANTVRTCPVCRKLSYFVIPSGIWYTSKEEKQEIIDNYKESCRLIDCKHFSGGNGNCPFGAGCFYKHTVRPGSYTWVHNRPPHNRPPPPRRNQNNFGMNDVLEMLGEVDLSGGEFYSIMRDMDIFEGMDPFEMMAIADSLAGGSAPCMGPFDSNDEGDDEFDLFQMAALSEALADGVDDFGPDDFYDEMDPMDAALLSMMMHSHMEEDDEDEEYSDEQY
- the LOC101505450 gene encoding E3 ubiquitin-protein ligase makorin-like isoform X1, whose amino-acid sequence is MSNRVCKFHARGVCLKGEQCDFSHQRKDTPVDATICSYYQKGSCAYGSRCRYKHVRPSEASSSASMVSDSAVPVSNRFGKVSSNWVPKGTKVPSPDKRVTNLQRKHQEFIGNSDFGESSTASARPHEQLFCKYAAANCPNRDRCTRIHGNQCLYCRKYCLHPVDKKEKENHLRTCDKKEKYLLALKNSEEIECNVCLERVLSKPKPSECKFGLLPECDHAFCLSCIRNWRSSSAPTSGLEINSINANTVRTCPVCRKLSYFVIPSGIWYTSKEEKQEIIDNYKESCRLIDCKHFSGGNGNCPFGAGCFYKHTVRPGSYTWVHNRPPHNRPPPPRRNQNNFGMNDVLEMLGEVDLSGGEFYSIMRDMDIFEGMDPFEMMAIADSLAGGSAPCMGPFDSNDEGDDEFDLFQMAALSEALADGVDDFGPDDFYDEMDPMDAALLSMMMHSHMEEDDEDEEYSDEQY